From one Pagrus major chromosome 21, Pma_NU_1.0 genomic stretch:
- the rpl5a gene encoding 60S ribosomal protein L5a, with amino-acid sequence MGFVKVVKNKSYFKRYEVKFRRRREGKTDFFARKRLVVQDKNKYNTPKYRMIVRFSNRDLCCQIAYAKIEGDHIVCAAYSHELPKYGITVGLTNYAAAYCTGLLLARRLLHKFGMDQVYEGQVEVTGDEFNVESIDGQPGAFTCYLDAGLARTTTGNKVFGALKGAVDGGLSIPHSLKRFPGYDIESKEFNAEVHRKHIMGMNVADYMSYLMEEDEDAYKKQFSRFIKNGVTPDTVEEMYKKAHAGIRANPVHEKKPKKDVKKKRWNRAKLSLAQRKDRVAQKKASFLRAQEQEEGDG; translated from the exons GGTTTCGTCAAAGTGGTGAAAAACAAGTCCTACTTCAAGAGATATGAAGTCAAgttcaggaggaggagag AGGGGAAAACTGACTTCTTCGCCCGTAAGCGCCTGGTTGTGCAGGACAAGAACAAGTACAACACACCCAAGTACCGCATGATCGTCAGGTTCTCCAACAGGGACCTCTGCTGCCAG aTTGCCTATGCAAAGATTGAAGGAGACCATATCGTGTGTGCTGCTTACTCTCACGAGTTGCCCAAATATGGTATCACTGTAGGCCTCACTAACTACGCTGCAGCCTACTGCACCGGGCTGCTGCTGGCTCGCCGG CTGCTGCACAAGTTCGGCATGGACCAGGTGTACGAGGGCCAGGTGGAGGTGACGGGAGATGAATTCAACGTAGAGAGCATTGACGGACAGCCGGGTGCCTTCACGTGTTACCTGGATGCAGGTCTGGCTAGAACCACCACAGGGAACAAGGTGTTTGGAGCCCTAAAGGGGGCAGTCGACGGTGGGCTGTCCATTCCTCACAG TCTAAAACGCTTCCCCGGTTACGACATAGAGAGTAAGGAGTTCAACGCAGAGGTGCATCGCAAACACATCATGGGTATGAACGTGGCCGACTACATGTCTTACCTgatggaggaggacgaggatgcCTACAAGAAACAGTTCTCACGCTTCATCAAGAACGGAGTCACGCCAGACACA gTAGAAGAAATGTATAAGAAAGCACACGCCGGCATCAGAGCAAACCCAGTACACGAAAAGAAACCGAAAAAAGACGTCAAGAAGAAGAG GTGGAATCGCGCCAAGTTATCTCTGGCACAGAGGAAGGACCGCGTCGCCCAGAAAAAGGCCAGTTTCTTACGAgcacaagaacaagaagaagggGACGGTTAG
- the dipk1aa gene encoding divergent protein kinase domain 1A, with the protein MAKGLFPRAWVKKSFYFQARISFVRVKYLFLTWLTVLVGSWVIYVQYSAYTELCRGHECKNAICDKYRKGIIDGSACSSLCDKETLYMSRCLSTLPNNQVYTGSWGDHDGIIRCKLGEVVHYELGEEPEPRREAPVFDKPTRGTSVEKFREMVFNHLKSKLGEQANLASLVSQILSIADGNKDGRVSLPEARSTWALLQMDEVLLGLLLQDRGHTPRLLGYCGDLYMTERVAYRPLYGLSLPWPLVSWVPSGMQRTMDQWFTPSWPRKAKISMGLLELVEDIFHGTYGSFLICDLAAAHFGYTDRHELRLTHTRAVVPEAEFRRTMRALKCETDADCVYGVDCRTSCDVPEKRCREEPVQPNLAKACSTLKDYLLRGAPSGMREELERQLYACMALKGNAGQMNMEHSLILNNLKALLWRQISHTKDS; encoded by the exons GCTCGGATCTCCTTTGTGCGGGTGAAGTACCTGTTCCTCACATGGCTGACGGTGCTGGTGGGGAGCTGGGTGATCTATGTGCAATACTCTGCCTACACAGAGCTGTGCAGAGGACACGAGTGCAAGAATGCCATT TGTGATAAATACAGGAAGGGGATCATTGATGGCTCGGCCTGCAGCAGTCTGTGTGACAAAGAAACGCTCTACATGAGCAGGTGTCTGTCAACACTGCCAAACAACCAG GTTTACACAGGAAGCTGGGGAGACCATGATGGGATCATCCGCTGTAAACTGGGCGAGGTCGTGCACTACGAGCTGGGCGAGGAGCCGGAGCCACGGAGAGAGGCCCCCGTGTTTGACAAGCCCACCAGAGGCACATCGGTGGAGAAGTTCAGAGAGATGGTTTTTAATCACCTCAAG TCCAAGCTTGGAGAGCAGGCTAACCTCGCCAGCCTCGTCAGCCAGATCCTCTCCATCGCCGATGGCAACAAAGATGGACGGGTGTCACTGCCAGAAGCCCGCTCCACATGGGCCCTCCTGCAGATGGACGAG GTGCTGCTCGGCTTGCTGCTCCAGGACCGTGGACACACTCCTCGCCTCCTCGGCTACTGTGGGGACCTGTACATGACGGAGCGAGTTGCCTACAGGCCCCTGTACGGCTTGTCTCTACCCTGGCCACTGGTATCCTGGGTGCCCAGTGGCATGCAGCGCACTATGGACCAGTGGTTCACCCCCTCTTGGCCTCGCAAAGCTAAGATCTCCATGGGCCtgctggagctggtggaggacATCTTCCATGGCACCTACGGCAGCTTTCTGATCTGCGACCTCGCCGCGGCGCACTTTGGTTACACCGACCGCCACGAGCTTCGTCTGACCCACACCCGAGCAGTGGTTCCTGAGGCAGAGTTCAGGCGCACCATGCGGGCGCTGAAGTGTGAGACGGATGCCGACTGTGTGTACGGGGTGGACTGCCGGACATCATGTGACGTGCCAGAGAAGCGGTGCAGGGAGGAGCCGGTTCAGCCAAACTTGGCAAAGGCGTGCAGTACACTGAAGGACTACCTCCTGCGTGGGGCGCCATCAGGAatgagagaggagctggagaggcaGTTGTACGCCTGTATGGCCCTCAAAGGTAATGCCGGACAGATGAACATGGAGCACTCGCTTATCCTCAACAACCTGAAAGCTCTGTTGTGGAGACAGATCTCACACACCAAGGACTCGTGA